A part of Bufo bufo chromosome 7, aBufBuf1.1, whole genome shotgun sequence genomic DNA contains:
- the LOC121008145 gene encoding gap junction gamma-1 protein-like gives MSWSFLTRLLEEINNHSTFVGKVWLTVLIIFRIVLTAVGGESIYYDEQSKFVCNTQQPGCENVCYDAFAPLSHVRFWVFQIILITTPSIMYLGFAMHKIARRPDEYRRQLGRAEYKPKRKAPMVHRGAKRDYEEAEDNNEEDPMICEVLETEKDAEEGDQKKHDGRRRIKQDGLMKVYVVQLLTRSCLEVGFLLGQYVLYGFEVIPSYVCTRSPCPHTVDCFVSRPTEKTIFLLIMYAVSALCLLLNLCELFHLGVGGIRDTLRQKSKAPEGEQYPKKSPSAPPNYHSVLKKGKVPNGKLLYPQNGAYELPVTHSNEHELDRLRQHLKMAQEHLDLAFQLNPAADTANASRSSSPEANSIAAEQNRLNLAQEKGGVCEKAGL, from the exons ATGAGTTGGAGCTTCTTAACCCGTCTCCTCGAAGAGATCAACAATCATTCCACCTTCGTGGGGAAGGTTTGGTTGACGGTCCTCATCATTTTCCGGATCGTCCTGACGGCAGTGGGTGGGGAGTCCATCTATTATGATGAACAGAGCAAGTTTGTTTGTAACACGCAACAGCCCGGATGTGAGAATGTGTGCTACGACGCATTTGCGCCCTTGTCACATGTCCGTTTCTGGGTCTTCCAGATTATTCTCATCACCACTCCGTCTATCATGTACCTGGGCTTCGCCATGCATAAAATTGCGCGTCGCCCTGACGAGTACCGCAGGCAGCTGGGGAGGGCAGAGTACAAGCCCAAGAGAAAGGCACCCATGGTTCATCGCGGGGCAAAGCGTGACTACGAAGAAGCAGAGGATAACAATGAAGAAGATCCCATGATCTGCGAAGTGCTGGAAACTGAGAAAGATGCAGAAGAGGGAGACCAGAAGAAACACGACGGCCGTCGCCGCATTAAGCAAGATGGCCTGATGAAGGTCTATGTTGTGCAGCTGCTCACCCGCAGCTGCCTAGAAGTTGGGTTTCTCCTGGGGCAGTATGTATTGTATGGTTTCGAGGTGATCCCATCTTACGTGTGCACTCGGAGCCCTTGTCCCCACACGGTAGATTGCTTCGTGTCCCGTCCCACCGAAAAGACCATATTCCTGCTGATCATGTATGCCGTCAGCGCCCTGTGCCTTCTGCTCAACCTCTGTGAGCTCTTCCATTTGGGTGTCGGTGGTATTCGAGACACTCTCCGGCAGAAGAGCAAAGCGCCTGAGGGAGAGCAATATCCCAAAAAGTCTCCCAGCGCGCCTCCCAACTACCACTCGGTGCTGAAAAAGGGAAAGGTGCCAAACGGCAAGTTGTTGTATCCCCAGAACGGGGCCTACGAGCTGCCCGTGACTCATTCAAACGAGCATGAGCTGGACAGGCTACGGCAGCACCTGAAGATGGCCCAAGAACACCTTGACTTGGCCTTCCAGCTGAACCCCGCAGCTGACACTGCCAACGCATCTCGAAGCAGCAGTCCCGAGGCCAACAGCATAGCTGCCGAACAGAACAGGCTCAACCTTGCTCAGGAGAAAGGGGGAGTCTGCGAGAAGGCTG GTTTGTGA
- the INHA gene encoding inhibin alpha chain, protein MFDLKMSSMVLVFVVFFAITFAKTSQGCEMPKAERQYILDKVKTRIVEALGSPPPTTATSPTPSPTLNSPIQLEERILRKRHSQKREHGLEDTSQVILFPTLDVLCETPTLEDPKTEEGNSFTYIFRPSPHILSRRVSSVQFWFFNGGSPADNFTWYQNFSTDDPSALRSEPSTQSRVTELSPQGSPTLGTDKLSDDDDSVSPEESITKEETLHNVVDIQVLSQKEQVTVATSKVEKMDDWIVFHLSPAFLNYVTRGLFVLLVHCPTCPCSEQPEHNPFLMYITHPSQRGRRSGIPWSPSALELLQRPPAPGADTTQCHRGSLNITFEELGWNQWIVHPGSFQFHYCHGTCSPNHGLSTALHWGNCCAALPSTMKPLRVTTTTDGGFSFRYETVPNLLTQDCACS, encoded by the exons ATGTTTGACCTGAAAATGTCATCAATGGTTCTGGTGTTTGTTGTGTTCTTTGCCATAACATTCGCCAAGACAAGCCAAGGTTGTGAGATGCCCAAGGCCGAGCGTCAGTATATCCTGGACAAGGTGAAGACAAGGATTGTGGAGGCACTGGGGTCTCCTCCACCAACCACCGCTACATCCCCAACACCATCTCCAACCCTAAATAGTCCCATCCAGTTGGAGGAGAGGATTCTACGTAAGAGACACAGCCAAAAGAGAGAACATGGTCTGGAGGACACGTCTCAGGTGATATTGTTCCCTACATTAG ATGTCCTGTGTGAGACTCCAACACTTGAGGACCCCAAGACAGAAGAAGGCAACAGTTTCACCTACATCTTCCGTCCATCTCCTCACATCTTAAGTCGACGAGTCTCATCTGTGCAGTTCTGGTTTTTCAATGGAGGGTCTCCAGCAGACAACTTCACTTGGTACCAGAATTTCTCAACTGATGACCCAAGTGCTCTGAGGTCTGAGCCGTCTACTCAATCCCGTGTGACAGAACTATCACCCCAAGGGTCTCCGACCCTTGGCACTGACAAgttgagtgatgatgatgattctGTTTCACCTGAGGAAAGTATCACTAAAGAGGAGACTCTTCATAATGTGGTGGACATACAGGTGCTATCACAGAAGGAGCAGGTCACTGTGGCCACATCCAAGGTGGAGAAAATGGATGACTGGATTGTCTTTCACCTGTCCCCTGCTTTTTTGAATTACGTCACAAGAGGTCTTTTTGTTCTGCTAGTTCATTGTCCAACATGTCCTTGCTCCGAGCAGCCTGAACATAACCCCTTCCTCATGTACATTACCCATCCCAGTCAACGTGGTCGGAGGTCAGGAATTCCATGGTCTCCATCTGCTCTGGAACTTCTGCAGAGGCCTCCAGCACCTGGTGCGGACACTACACAATGTCATCGTGGTTCCCTCAACATAACCTTTGAAGAGTTGGGTTGGAACCAGTGGATTGTTCACCCTGGAAGCTTCCAGTTCCACTACTGCCATGGGACCTGCTCCCCAAACCATGGCCTAAGCACGGCTCTACACTGGGGGAACTGTTGTGCTGCACTACCCAGCACCATGAAGCCTTTGAGAGTCACCACCACTACGGATGGTGGATTCTCTTTCAGATATGAAACTGTGCCAAATCTTCTGACTCAAGACTGTGCCTGTAGCTGA